A region from the Actinoplanes sp. OR16 genome encodes:
- a CDS encoding VOC family protein codes for MSNAPKYIHHVNFPTTDPERTIQWYAKVFGLKAITPKSNTRVVLMTRGNFDLHFTPVEEMDRMAPYHFAIEVEDWDGFLAHLRELGIRHTRPIERPENQSKFCYIHDPDHTMIELVHHGKRPA; via the coding sequence ATGAGCAACGCACCGAAGTACATCCACCACGTGAACTTCCCGACCACCGATCCGGAGCGCACGATCCAGTGGTACGCGAAGGTGTTCGGGCTCAAGGCGATCACGCCGAAGAGCAACACCCGGGTGGTCTTGATGACGCGCGGCAACTTCGACCTGCACTTCACGCCGGTCGAGGAGATGGACCGGATGGCGCCCTACCACTTCGCCATCGAGGTGGAGGACTGGGACGGTTTCCTCGCGCATCTCCGGGAACTCGGCATCCGGCACACCCGGCCCATCGAACGCCCGGAGAACCAGTCGAAGTTCTGCTACATCCACGACCCCGACCACACCATGATCGAGCTCGTCCACCACGGAAAGCGGCCCGCCTGA